In Janibacter alkaliphilus, the following proteins share a genomic window:
- a CDS encoding SRPBCC family protein: MTAVEERARCTAPVAVLWEVLMDLPATTEQVPLTTGTGDPGPVRLGWSFTARTSLGPLHLDDEMVVTGLTPPSDGSPGRVRILKTGRLLAGWAEIEVRPDDEGSDGRDGDGSLLVWREEVGPRAAPLAALTPGPLQDRSTRELLRRMVADVVARAEQRADGPVPG, translated from the coding sequence ATGACCGCCGTCGAGGAGCGGGCCCGCTGCACCGCCCCAGTGGCGGTCCTCTGGGAGGTGCTCATGGACCTCCCGGCGACCACCGAGCAGGTGCCGCTGACCACGGGCACCGGCGACCCCGGGCCGGTCCGGCTGGGCTGGTCCTTCACCGCGCGCACCAGCCTGGGCCCGCTGCACCTCGACGACGAGATGGTCGTCACCGGCCTGACCCCGCCGAGCGACGGGTCGCCGGGGCGGGTGCGGATCCTCAAGACCGGGCGGCTGCTCGCCGGGTGGGCCGAGATCGAGGTGCGCCCCGATGACGAGGGCAGCGACGGCCGCGACGGCGACGGCAGCCTGCTCGTGTGGCGCGAGGAGGTCGGTCCACGGGCTGCGCCGCTGGCCGCGCTGACCCCCGGCCCGCTGCAGGACCGGTCCACCCGCGAGTTGCTGCGCCGGATGGTCGCGGACGTGGTCGCCCGCGCCGAGCAGCGCGCCGACGGACCGGTCCCCGGGTGA
- a CDS encoding DUF3117 domain-containing protein, whose product MAAMKPRTGDGPLEVVKEGRGIVLRMPLEGGGRLVVEMTPDEVKSLGEAIDSCEGLS is encoded by the coding sequence ATGGCTGCCATGAAGCCGCGCACGGGAGACGGGCCCCTCGAGGTCGTCAAGGAGGGCCGCGGCATCGTGCTGCGGATGCCCCTGGAGGGTGGCGGCCGCCTGGTCGTCGAGATGACCCCCGACGAGGTCAAGTCGCTCGGCGAGGCGATCGACAGCTGCGAGGGCCTGTCCTGA
- a CDS encoding DivIVA domain-containing protein, protein MVWVLFIVVAVLVCAVTAALITGRLVGDPMAEARASTPDPGLSPGFAVADIDEVRFDTALRGYRMDQVDDVLDLLQARIAELEGGAPAASEGKAAPASTDELVLDRSVPAERPAPDEPTAPAERPAPADPDGPR, encoded by the coding sequence GTGGTCTGGGTCCTCTTCATCGTCGTCGCGGTGCTCGTCTGCGCGGTCACCGCCGCGCTGATCACCGGGCGGCTGGTCGGCGACCCGATGGCCGAGGCCCGTGCCAGCACCCCGGACCCGGGGCTCAGCCCGGGCTTCGCCGTGGCCGACATCGACGAGGTCCGCTTCGACACCGCGCTGCGCGGCTACCGGATGGACCAGGTCGACGACGTCCTCGACCTGCTGCAGGCGCGGATCGCCGAGCTCGAGGGCGGCGCCCCGGCGGCGTCCGAGGGCAAAGCCGCACCGGCCAGCACCGACGAGCTCGTGCTGGACCGGTCCGTGCCCGCCGAGCGACCCGCGCCCGACGAGCCGACCGCGCCGGCCGAGCGGCCCGCCCCCGCCGACCCCGACGGCCCGCGATGA
- a CDS encoding M17 family metallopeptidase — MPDDDLLSPPTTDLRAAATLGEALAELPEPAVDLLVVDRERVEELAAAGLRVAGTEHVRWPEDPDELVVIGRADGERPVLVSAAAPTPTATALRTLGARIGRAGTGLGQVVVAVAGDDLRPLLEGLLLGGHQPVARRASGPVPGARPAGRTVVVGAAAEDLSQVATAVRAGLLARNLANAPSNVKDPQWMVERARAVAERRGLDMTVLEEDALAERGYGGLVAVGGGSVSPPRLVQLAYRPDGAKGGAPHVVLVGKGITFDTGGVNVKPAAGMLAMRTDMSGSAVVLAVIDAAAALGLPLRVTALLPLAENAIGGASYRPDDVITPYGGRRTVEITNTDAEGRLVLADALAHADIHLDPDLVVDVATLTGAARVALARSMAALFSDDDELAAGLLAAGERTGEPFWRLPLHHAYRPMLDSAVADLDNAPGQAGAITAALFLAEFVGDRRWAHLDIAGPGRSDDDTGLLSEGATGYGARALLTWLEDLT; from the coding sequence GTGCCGGACGACGACCTGCTGAGCCCCCCGACCACCGACCTGCGCGCCGCGGCCACCCTCGGGGAGGCGCTCGCCGAGCTGCCCGAGCCGGCCGTGGACCTGCTCGTCGTCGACCGCGAGCGGGTCGAGGAGCTGGCCGCCGCCGGCCTGCGCGTCGCCGGCACCGAGCACGTCCGCTGGCCCGAGGACCCGGACGAGCTGGTGGTGATCGGCCGCGCCGACGGCGAGCGGCCGGTGCTGGTCAGTGCGGCCGCGCCGACCCCCACCGCGACCGCGCTGCGTACCCTCGGCGCCCGCATCGGACGGGCCGGGACCGGCCTCGGTCAGGTGGTCGTGGCGGTCGCCGGCGACGACCTGCGGCCGCTGCTGGAAGGGCTGCTGCTGGGCGGGCACCAGCCGGTCGCGCGGCGAGCCTCCGGGCCGGTGCCCGGGGCACGGCCAGCCGGGCGCACGGTCGTCGTGGGCGCCGCGGCCGAGGATCTGTCGCAGGTCGCCACGGCTGTCCGGGCCGGTCTGCTCGCCCGCAACCTGGCCAACGCCCCCTCCAACGTCAAGGATCCGCAGTGGATGGTCGAGCGGGCCCGTGCGGTGGCCGAGCGCCGCGGCCTGGACATGACCGTCCTCGAGGAGGACGCGCTCGCCGAGCGCGGCTACGGCGGGCTCGTCGCCGTCGGCGGGGGCTCGGTTAGCCCGCCGCGGCTGGTGCAGCTCGCGTACCGGCCGGACGGGGCGAAGGGCGGTGCACCGCACGTGGTCCTCGTCGGCAAGGGGATCACCTTCGACACCGGCGGGGTCAACGTCAAGCCGGCCGCCGGGATGCTGGCCATGCGCACCGACATGTCCGGCTCGGCGGTCGTGCTGGCGGTGATCGACGCCGCCGCCGCGCTCGGGCTGCCGCTGCGGGTGACCGCGCTGCTGCCGCTCGCCGAGAACGCGATCGGCGGCGCCTCCTACCGCCCCGACGACGTCATCACCCCCTACGGCGGGCGGCGCACGGTGGAGATCACCAACACCGACGCCGAGGGCCGGCTGGTGCTCGCCGACGCGCTGGCCCACGCCGACATCCACCTCGACCCGGACCTGGTCGTCGACGTCGCCACCCTGACCGGGGCCGCCCGGGTGGCCCTGGCCCGCAGCATGGCCGCCCTCTTCAGCGACGACGACGAGCTCGCCGCCGGGCTGCTCGCCGCCGGCGAGCGCACCGGGGAGCCCTTCTGGAGGCTGCCGCTGCACCACGCCTACCGGCCGATGCTGGACAGCGCGGTGGCCGACCTGGACAACGCCCCCGGGCAGGCCGGGGCGATCACCGCGGCCCTCTTCCTCGCCGAGTTCGTCGGGGACCGGCGCTGGGCGCACCTGGACATCGCCGGCCCCGGGCGGTCGGATGATGACACCGGGCTGCTCAGCGAGGGCGCGACCGGCTACGGTGCCCGGGCACTGCTCACCTGGCTGGAGGACCTGACATGA
- the sigE gene encoding RNA polymerase sigma factor SigE, producing MSSSTTPDPSAAADWVPPTWEQVVSEHSARVYRLAYRLTGDPHDAEDLTHDVFVRVFRSLDGYTPGTFEGWLHRITTNLFLDRARRKQRLRFDALTDELSARLHAAQPGPEQVFDATHLDEDVQRALDALPPQFRAAVVLCDIEGLSYEEVAEVLGIKLGTVRSRIHRGRAQLRESLSHRAPTPSAEPPARRRGRASGFPVARPVTGLL from the coding sequence GTGAGCAGCTCGACGACCCCGGACCCCTCCGCCGCCGCGGACTGGGTGCCCCCGACCTGGGAGCAGGTGGTCAGCGAGCACTCGGCGCGGGTGTACCGGCTGGCCTACCGGCTCACCGGTGACCCGCACGACGCCGAGGACCTCACCCACGACGTCTTCGTCCGGGTCTTCCGCTCCCTCGACGGCTACACCCCCGGCACCTTCGAGGGGTGGCTGCACCGGATCACCACCAACCTCTTCCTCGACCGGGCCCGGCGCAAGCAGCGCCTGCGCTTCGACGCCCTGACCGACGAGCTGTCCGCGCGGCTGCACGCCGCCCAGCCGGGCCCGGAGCAGGTCTTCGACGCCACCCACCTCGACGAGGACGTGCAGCGGGCGCTGGACGCGCTGCCGCCGCAGTTCCGCGCCGCCGTGGTGCTGTGCGACATCGAGGGCCTCAGCTACGAGGAGGTGGCCGAGGTGCTCGGCATCAAGCTCGGCACGGTGCGCTCGCGCATCCACCGGGGCCGGGCCCAGCTGCGGGAGAGCCTGAGCCACCGGGCCCCGACCCCCTCCGCCGAGCCGCCTGCCCGTCGCCGTGGCCGCGCCTCCGGCTTCCCGGTGGCCCGCCCGGTCACGGGGCTGCTGTGA
- a CDS encoding O-methyltransferase has translation MSASRIASITYAEGFVAEEPATEQARLRGAELGAAPIGTGGGSTLRLLAAAVGARHVVEIGAGGGSSGLWLLGGMPADGVLTTIEIEPEHARAARQAYTAAGVPAQRTRVITGAAVDVLPRMNDASYDLVHVDADKAGYPDYVEHAIRLLRPGGLLAMDNMLWHDKVADPASRDETTVLLRDLGKQIRDDERLVSALLPVGDGLLTAVKR, from the coding sequence ATGAGCGCCAGCCGTATCGCCTCGATCACCTACGCCGAGGGCTTCGTCGCCGAGGAGCCCGCCACGGAGCAGGCGCGGCTGCGCGGGGCAGAGCTCGGGGCCGCGCCGATCGGCACCGGTGGCGGGTCGACGCTGCGCCTGCTGGCCGCCGCCGTCGGTGCCCGGCACGTCGTGGAGATCGGCGCGGGCGGCGGCTCCTCCGGCCTGTGGCTGCTCGGGGGCATGCCCGCGGACGGGGTGCTGACCACCATCGAGATCGAGCCGGAGCACGCGCGGGCCGCCCGGCAGGCCTACACCGCCGCCGGGGTGCCGGCGCAGCGGACCAGGGTCATCACCGGTGCCGCCGTGGACGTGCTGCCCCGGATGAACGACGCCTCCTACGACCTGGTGCACGTGGACGCCGACAAGGCCGGCTACCCGGACTACGTCGAGCACGCGATCCGGCTGCTGCGCCCGGGCGGGCTGCTGGCCATGGACAACATGCTCTGGCACGACAAGGTCGCCGACCCGGCCAGCCGGGACGAGACGACCGTGCTGCTGCGCGACCTCGGCAAGCAGATCCGGGACGACGAGCGGCTGGTCAGCGCGCTGCTGCCGGTCGGCGACGGGCTGCTCACCGCCGTCAAGCGCTGA
- the dapE gene encoding succinyl-diaminopimelate desuccinylase, with the protein MTDQLDLGADIVTLTRQLCDIESVSRDEGRIADAVEAALRALPHLSVSRTGHTIVARTDLGRDERVVLAGHLDTVPLTDPPNLPTRLEERDGEEVLWGRGTVDMKGGVAVQLKVAANVPEPSRDLTFLFYEAEEIEERYNGLKALGERDPEVLREADLAILFEGTRAEVEGGCKGTLRVEVRTTGTAAHSARPWRGHNAIHDAADVLQRLRDHIQQEVEVDGLTYHEALQAVGIRGGIAGNVVPDECVVTVNYRFAPDKSGEQALAHVQDVFDGYELTVTDLAEGARPGLDRPAAQAFVAALGVPVGPKEGWTDVARFSALGVPAINFGPGDPGLAHQADEHTPTAQLRAAEAAVLRWLA; encoded by the coding sequence ATGACAGACCAGCTCGACCTCGGCGCGGACATCGTCACGCTCACCCGGCAGCTCTGCGACATCGAGTCGGTCAGCCGTGACGAAGGGCGGATCGCCGACGCCGTCGAGGCCGCGCTGCGGGCGCTGCCGCACCTGAGCGTCAGCCGCACCGGGCACACCATCGTCGCCCGCACCGACCTCGGGCGCGACGAGCGGGTCGTGCTCGCCGGGCACCTGGACACCGTGCCGCTGACCGACCCGCCGAACCTGCCCACCCGCCTCGAGGAGCGCGACGGCGAGGAGGTGCTCTGGGGCCGCGGGACGGTGGACATGAAGGGCGGCGTCGCCGTCCAGCTCAAGGTCGCCGCGAACGTCCCCGAGCCGAGCCGCGACCTCACCTTCCTCTTCTACGAGGCCGAGGAGATCGAGGAGCGCTACAACGGCCTCAAGGCGCTCGGCGAGCGCGACCCCGAGGTGCTGCGCGAGGCCGACCTGGCGATCCTCTTCGAGGGCACCCGCGCCGAGGTCGAAGGGGGCTGCAAGGGCACCCTGCGGGTCGAGGTCCGCACCACCGGCACCGCCGCCCACTCGGCCCGGCCCTGGCGCGGGCACAACGCCATCCACGACGCGGCCGACGTGCTGCAGCGGCTGCGCGACCACATCCAGCAGGAGGTCGAGGTCGACGGCCTGACCTACCACGAGGCGCTGCAGGCGGTCGGCATCCGCGGCGGCATCGCCGGCAACGTCGTCCCCGACGAGTGCGTCGTCACCGTCAACTACCGCTTCGCCCCGGACAAGAGCGGCGAGCAGGCGCTCGCCCACGTCCAGGACGTCTTCGACGGCTACGAGCTCACCGTCACCGACCTCGCCGAGGGCGCCCGCCCCGGCCTGGACCGCCCGGCGGCGCAGGCCTTCGTCGCCGCCCTGGGCGTCCCGGTCGGCCCCAAGGAGGGGTGGACCGACGTCGCCCGCTTCTCCGCGCTCGGCGTCCCGGCGATCAACTTCGGCCCGGGCGACCCGGGGCTGGCCCACCAGGCCGACGAGCACACCCCGACGGCGCAGCTGCGAGCCGCGGAGGCCGCCGTGCTGCGCTGGCTCGCGTAG
- a CDS encoding TIGR00730 family Rossman fold protein, translating into MSQQSQPPERSYHKGPVLMRGAQVPRSTTDQRLLDTSGTADWVHTDPWRVLRIQAEFVEGFGALAELGPAITVFGSARLGAGTRWYDEGVRLGEALVREGYAVITGGGPGAMEAANKGAKEAGGTSVGLGIELPFEAGLNPYVDLGVNFRYFFARKTMFVKYAMGFIVLPGGFGTLDELFEALTLAQTGKVTSFPVVLVGRDYWGGLLDWLRESALGDGMVSPEDIDRLYLTDDVDEAVAYVRSASARAVGDPEG; encoded by the coding sequence GTGAGCCAGCAGAGCCAGCCGCCGGAGCGCAGCTACCACAAGGGCCCGGTGCTCATGCGTGGCGCGCAGGTGCCGCGCTCGACCACCGACCAGCGGCTGCTGGATACCTCCGGCACCGCCGACTGGGTGCACACCGACCCGTGGCGGGTGCTGCGCATCCAGGCCGAGTTCGTCGAGGGCTTCGGCGCGCTCGCCGAGCTGGGCCCGGCGATCACCGTCTTCGGCAGCGCCCGGCTCGGCGCCGGCACCCGGTGGTACGACGAAGGGGTGCGCCTGGGGGAGGCCCTCGTCCGCGAGGGCTACGCCGTGATCACTGGAGGCGGGCCCGGCGCGATGGAGGCCGCCAACAAGGGCGCGAAGGAGGCCGGCGGCACCTCCGTCGGTCTGGGCATCGAGCTCCCCTTCGAGGCCGGGCTCAACCCCTACGTGGACCTCGGGGTGAACTTCCGCTACTTCTTCGCCCGGAAGACGATGTTCGTCAAGTACGCGATGGGCTTCATCGTGCTGCCGGGGGGCTTCGGCACCCTGGACGAGCTCTTCGAGGCCCTGACCCTCGCGCAGACCGGCAAGGTCACCTCCTTCCCGGTGGTGCTCGTCGGCCGCGACTACTGGGGCGGGCTGCTGGACTGGCTCCGTGAGAGCGCGCTCGGCGACGGCATGGTCTCGCCGGAGGACATCGACCGGCTCTACCTCACCGACGACGTCGACGAGGCCGTGGCCTACGTCCGCTCCGCCTCCGCCCGCGCCGTCGGCGACCCGGAGGGCTGA